The following coding sequences lie in one Crassostrea angulata isolate pt1a10 chromosome 10, ASM2561291v2, whole genome shotgun sequence genomic window:
- the LOC128167406 gene encoding short-chain dehydrogenase/reductase family 42E member 1-like, protein MSADDFADDVHLVTGGGGFTGFKLGQKLADIGKKVILVDIVPPKWPLASNMTFVQCNLTKEQEVTSALRGANCVYHLASYGMSGKEHFNYKLIEEVNVRGTENVIQACLAHSIKRLVYTSSNNVVFGGQEISNGDETLPYLTLNKFLDHYSKTKRIAEQKVLDVDKKNVLRTCALRLGGVYGVGEQRHIPRVVNMTKNGLMVALFGTESLTDFLHVDNMVQAHILAAKALTKAEGCKAAGQAYFISDGAPINTFDFFRPLIKGLGYPMPTIPIPVWLMWFIALVLESVHFIVSGIYDFQPIFTRMEVLKMCVNNYFSIDKAKRDLGYMPVKQNYLSDVLDDFIKQGFRKKDTMKKPVVIRMRWCVNIALSVIFTSFVLSYLQTLNFIHLEKLH, encoded by the exons ATGTCCGCCGACGACTTTGCCGATGACGTCCATCTGGTAACGGGCGGGGGAGGATTCACAGGATTCAAACTCGGGCAGAAGTTGGCAGATATTGGGAAAAAGGTGATCTTAGTCGACATCGTTCCCCCAAAATGGCCCCTGGCGAGCAACATGACTTTTGTGCAG TGTAACCTAACCAAAGAACAGGAAGTGACGTCAGCACTGAGGGGCGCGAACTGTGTGTATCATCTAGCCTCATACGGAATGTCGGGAAAAGAACAC TTTAACTACAAACTGATTGAAGAGGTCAACGTAAGGGGAACGGAAAACGTTATCCAAG ctTGCCTGGCACACAGCATTAAACGTTTAGTGTATACTAGTTCAAATAACGTGGTGTTTGGGGGACAGGAAATTAGCAACGGGGACGAAACACTACCATACCTCACCCTAAACAAA TTTTTGGACCATTATTCTAAAACGAAAAGAATCGCAGAACAGAAGGTACTGGATGTCGACAAGAAAAATGTACTCCGTACATGCGCACTACGGCTAGGAGGCGTCTATGGTGTAGGAGAGCAGCGTCACATACCTAGGGTTGTG AACATGACAAAGAATGGGTTGATGGTGGCGTTGTTTGGCACTGAGTCCTTGACCGACTTCCTTCACGTGGACAACATGGTCCAAGCACACATCCTGGCTGCCAAAGCACTTACCAAAGCGGAAGGATGCAAAGCG GCGGGCCAGGCGTATTTTATATCAGACGGTGCTCCCATCAACACGTTTGATTTCTTTCGACCACTT ATAAAAGGGCTGGGGTACCCAATGCCAACAATACCAATTCCAGTGTGGTTGATGTGGTTTATTG CTTTAGTTCTTGAGTCTGTGCATTTCATCGTATCCGGGATCTACGACTTTCAGCCAATTTTTACAAGAATGGAG GTTCTCAAGATGTGTGTGAATAACTACTTTAGTATTGACAAAGCCAAACGAGATCTTGGCTACATGCCAGTCAAACAGAATTACCTTTCGGATGTTCTCGACGATTTCATAAAGCAGGGCTTCCGAAAGAAGGACACAATGAAGAAGCCTGTTGTGATACGCATGCGTTGGTGTGTGAATATAGCCTTGTCTGTgatatttacatcctttgttCTGTCATACCTCCAAACGTTGAACTTTATACATTTGGAAAAACTTCACTGA